From Pseudomonas alcaligenes, a single genomic window includes:
- the tssH gene encoding type VI secretion system ATPase TssH, whose translation MINVDLQQLVQALDADTRRDLEGAAERCLQRGGNKILVEDLLLGLLERPQGLLSRALQDAEVDAGALASALQPHGEHSASRNPVFSAELVQWLQDALLVANLELGQSQVQQAALILALLRNPLRYAGSHYQPLLARIDAERLRDFALSQQQPNQPGKPTAAGESNLQRFTHNFTQQARDGKLDPVLCRDGAIRQMIDILARRRKNNPIVVGEAGVGKTAIVEGLALRIASGEVPEVLKGVELLCLDMGLLQAGASVKGEFERRLQGVIDEVKGSPKPIILFIDEAHTLIGAGAQAGGSDAANLLKPALARGELRTIAATTWSEYRKYFEKDPALARRFQPVQLHEPTVQEAVTILRGLAPVYEQSHGIYLRDDAVVAAAELSARYLAGRQLPDKAVDVLDTACARVRISLAAAPEALERLRGELAEGQRQHEALRRDLQAGLAVDAAALTALEQRLVAAQAELQQIEARWHEQRQLAERLLALRQQCAQVRACDNQAELAALECELRDVQDELSTAQSAERLVSHEVCPRLVAEVISHWTGVPLSQLAREHNAKVAGFAADLRQRVRGQEQAVVALDRAMRASAAGLNKNDAPAGVFLLVGPSGVGKTETALALADLLYGGERFLTTINMAEFQEKHTVSRLIGAPPGYVGYGEGGMLTEAVRQKPYSVILLDEVEKADPEVLNVFYQIFDKGVANDGEGRAINFRNCLILMTSNLASEQIAQLCADDQRPPAEELEQAIRPTLSRHFKPALLARMRVVPYYPVAGSVLEELVALKLDRLGERLGKRQLQFSHSPALLAQLAARCLHSDSGARLIDQLLEQQLLPQIADRLLAAMASGEALQQVHATLDGEGALVCEFA comes from the coding sequence ATGATCAATGTCGATCTGCAACAACTGGTGCAGGCACTGGACGCCGACACCCGCCGCGACCTCGAAGGCGCCGCCGAGCGCTGCCTGCAGCGCGGCGGCAACAAGATCCTGGTGGAAGACCTGCTGCTCGGCCTGCTCGAACGCCCGCAGGGCCTGCTAAGCCGTGCCCTGCAGGATGCCGAAGTGGACGCCGGCGCCCTGGCCAGCGCCCTGCAGCCGCACGGCGAACACAGCGCCTCGCGCAACCCGGTGTTCTCCGCCGAGCTGGTGCAGTGGCTGCAGGACGCCCTGCTGGTGGCCAACCTGGAACTGGGCCAGAGCCAGGTGCAGCAGGCCGCGCTGATCCTCGCCCTGCTGCGCAACCCGCTGCGTTATGCCGGCAGTCACTACCAGCCATTGCTGGCCAGGATCGATGCCGAACGCCTGCGCGATTTCGCCCTAAGCCAGCAACAACCGAACCAGCCCGGCAAGCCGACCGCAGCGGGCGAATCCAACCTGCAACGCTTCACCCACAACTTCACCCAGCAGGCCCGCGACGGCAAGCTCGACCCGGTGCTGTGCCGCGATGGGGCGATCCGCCAGATGATCGACATCCTCGCCCGCCGGCGCAAAAACAACCCAATCGTGGTCGGCGAGGCTGGCGTCGGCAAGACCGCCATAGTCGAGGGCCTGGCCCTGCGCATCGCCAGCGGTGAAGTGCCGGAGGTGCTCAAGGGCGTCGAGCTGCTGTGCCTGGACATGGGCCTGCTGCAGGCCGGCGCCAGCGTCAAAGGCGAGTTCGAACGGCGCCTGCAGGGAGTGATCGACGAAGTGAAGGGGTCGCCCAAGCCGATCATCCTGTTTATCGACGAGGCCCACACCCTGATCGGCGCCGGCGCCCAGGCCGGGGGTTCGGATGCCGCCAACCTGCTCAAGCCGGCCCTGGCCCGTGGCGAACTGCGCACCATCGCCGCCACCACCTGGAGCGAATACAGGAAATACTTCGAGAAGGATCCGGCCCTGGCCCGGCGCTTCCAGCCGGTGCAGCTGCACGAGCCGACCGTGCAGGAAGCGGTGACCATCCTGCGTGGCCTGGCCCCGGTGTATGAGCAGAGCCACGGCATCTACCTGCGCGACGACGCGGTGGTGGCCGCCGCCGAGCTGTCCGCACGCTACCTGGCCGGGCGCCAGCTGCCGGACAAGGCAGTGGACGTGCTGGATACCGCCTGCGCCCGCGTGCGCATCAGCCTGGCCGCCGCGCCGGAAGCGCTGGAGCGCCTGCGCGGCGAGCTGGCCGAAGGCCAGCGCCAGCACGAGGCCCTGCGCCGCGACCTGCAGGCAGGCCTGGCGGTGGATGCAGCAGCCCTGACCGCCCTGGAGCAGCGCCTGGTCGCAGCGCAGGCCGAGCTGCAGCAGATCGAGGCGCGCTGGCACGAGCAGCGCCAGCTGGCCGAACGCCTGCTCGCCCTGCGCCAGCAATGCGCCCAGGTGCGGGCATGCGACAATCAGGCTGAACTGGCCGCCCTGGAGTGCGAACTGCGCGACGTGCAGGACGAACTGAGCACTGCCCAGAGCGCCGAGCGCCTGGTCAGCCACGAAGTCTGCCCGCGCCTGGTGGCCGAGGTGATCAGCCACTGGACCGGCGTACCGCTGAGCCAGCTGGCCCGCGAGCACAACGCCAAGGTGGCCGGCTTCGCCGCCGATCTGCGCCAGCGCGTGCGCGGCCAGGAGCAGGCGGTGGTGGCCCTCGACCGCGCCATGCGCGCCAGCGCCGCCGGGCTGAACAAGAACGATGCGCCGGCCGGCGTGTTCCTCCTGGTCGGCCCCAGCGGCGTCGGCAAGACCGAGACCGCCCTGGCCCTGGCCGACCTGCTGTACGGCGGCGAGCGCTTCCTCACCACCATCAACATGGCCGAGTTCCAGGAGAAGCACACGGTCTCCCGCCTGATCGGCGCGCCGCCCGGCTATGTCGGCTACGGCGAGGGCGGCATGCTCACCGAGGCGGTACGGCAGAAGCCCTACTCGGTGATCCTCCTCGACGAAGTGGAGAAGGCCGACCCGGAAGTGCTGAACGTCTTCTACCAGATCTTCGACAAGGGCGTGGCCAACGACGGCGAAGGCCGCGCGATCAACTTCCGCAACTGCCTGATCCTGATGACCAGCAACCTGGCCAGCGAACAGATCGCCCAGCTCTGCGCCGATGACCAGCGCCCGCCTGCCGAGGAACTGGAGCAGGCCATCCGCCCGACTCTCAGCCGCCACTTCAAGCCGGCGCTGCTGGCACGCATGCGCGTGGTGCCCTACTACCCGGTGGCCGGTAGCGTGCTGGAGGAGCTGGTCGCGCTCAAGCTGGATCGTCTCGGCGAACGCCTGGGCAAACGACAGCTGCAGTTCAGCCATAGCCCGGCGCTGCTCGCCCAGCTGGCTGCGCGCTGCCTGCACAGCGACAGCGGCGCACGACTGATCGACCAGTTGTTGGAGCAACAGCTGCTGCCGCAGATCGCCGATCGCCTGCTGGCCGCCATGGCCAGCGGCGAAGCCCTGCAGCAGGTACATGCCACCCTCGACGGTGAAGGAGCGCTGGTCTGTGAATTCGCCTGA
- the tssG gene encoding type VI secretion system baseplate subunit TssG: MSILSPSSTPPGSSAADFAVGLNRLSRGIREYSLFQGVLLVLDRLRTAHPELDEEQLYERLEFQANPSLGFPGSDVDRVQFFEEHGELRAQLRINLVSLFGAGSPLPAFYGEQALGDNPEGNPTREFLDLFNDRLQRLLLPIWQKYRYHARFQRGASDVFSNQLFALIGLGGEQIRAAEELNWKRLLPYLGLLSLRAHSAALVESVLRYYFKHADLRIEQCVERQVEIIGEQRNRLGLANSQLGESLVLGEQVRDRGGKFRIHIRQLSWARFHEFLPIGTGYQPLCALVRFTLRDPLDYDIRLALRHEEIRELRIGADNPCHLGWTSWLGHERADGMVTIGSRIH; the protein is encoded by the coding sequence ATGAGCATTCTGAGCCCGAGCTCAACGCCGCCTGGCAGCAGCGCAGCAGACTTTGCAGTGGGTCTTAACCGACTCAGCCGCGGCATCCGCGAATACAGCCTGTTCCAGGGTGTACTGCTGGTGCTGGATCGCTTGCGCACTGCCCATCCCGAGCTGGATGAGGAGCAGCTGTACGAGCGCCTGGAATTCCAGGCCAACCCGAGCCTGGGCTTCCCCGGCAGCGATGTCGATCGTGTGCAGTTCTTCGAGGAGCACGGCGAGCTGCGCGCGCAGCTGCGCATCAACCTGGTCAGCCTGTTCGGCGCCGGCTCGCCGCTGCCGGCCTTCTATGGCGAGCAGGCGCTGGGCGACAACCCGGAGGGCAACCCCACGCGCGAATTCCTCGACCTGTTCAACGATCGCCTGCAGCGCCTGCTCCTGCCGATCTGGCAGAAGTACCGCTACCACGCACGCTTCCAGCGCGGCGCCAGCGACGTGTTCTCCAACCAGCTGTTCGCCCTGATCGGCCTCGGCGGTGAGCAGATCCGCGCCGCCGAGGAACTCAACTGGAAGCGCCTGCTGCCCTACCTCGGCCTGCTCAGCCTGCGCGCCCACTCGGCGGCGTTGGTCGAATCAGTGCTGCGTTACTACTTCAAGCACGCCGACCTGCGCATCGAGCAGTGCGTCGAGCGCCAGGTGGAGATCATCGGCGAGCAGCGCAACCGCCTCGGCCTGGCCAACAGCCAGCTGGGCGAGAGCCTGGTGCTGGGCGAGCAGGTACGCGACCGCGGCGGCAAGTTCCGCATCCATATCCGCCAGCTGAGCTGGGCACGCTTCCACGAATTCCTGCCGATCGGCACGGGCTACCAGCCGCTCTGCGCGCTAGTGCGCTTCACCCTGCGTGACCCGCTCGACTACGACATTCGCCTGGCCCTGCGCCACGAGGAAATCCGCGAGCTGCGCATCGGCGCCGACAACCCCTGCCACCTCGGCTGGACCAGCTGGCTCGGCCATGAACGGGCCGACGGCATGGTCACCATTGGCAGCCGCATTCATTAA
- the tssF gene encoding type VI secretion system baseplate subunit TssF, whose product MSFNHHYQSELTALRQLGKRFAERSPALAPFLGQAGRDPDVERLLEGFAFLTGRLRQKLDDELPELTHSLMHLLWPNYMRPLPAFSMLQFDPLKRPGPALAVPRHTPVEAKAIEGVTCRFRTAFACEVLPLALSGLDYSVKGDGALLSLRLGMSADGHLGEVELSTLRLHLAGERYISQLLYLGLLRHLGGIQLVLLDGEGKPLRDDYDQPLPGFALGADKVEAVGFAEDEALVPYPLNTFRGYRHLQEYFAFQDKFLFVELKGLELLKRQPAELLERARGLELRFDIQKTGLQRIRPTLDNVRLYCTPVVNLFAHDAIPIRLDGKQDQYLLLPAEFETRHCAVFSVDRVTGWKPGGMGYEEYVPFESFEHDASFDVPKARPHYSVRQQPSMLGDGLETWLSFGMRQQDQQETLSIELTCTNQNLPRQLGLGDICLPSEDTPEFLTFRNISAVTPSYAPPLHRDYLWKLISNMSLNYLSLADVEALKVILETYDLPRYYDQHAEKVSRRLLGGLQSIRHQHVDRLHRGLPVRGVRTELSMNPDGYLGEGDLFLFASVLNEFFALYASLNSYHELRVQSTQGEVYRWTPRMGQQPLL is encoded by the coding sequence ATGTCCTTCAACCACCACTACCAGAGCGAACTCACCGCCCTGCGCCAACTGGGCAAGCGTTTTGCCGAGCGCAGTCCGGCGCTGGCGCCGTTCCTTGGTCAGGCCGGCCGCGATCCGGATGTCGAGCGCCTGCTGGAAGGTTTCGCCTTTCTCACCGGCCGCCTGCGGCAGAAGCTCGACGACGAGCTGCCGGAGCTGACCCATTCGCTGATGCACCTGCTGTGGCCCAACTACATGCGCCCGCTGCCGGCCTTCAGCATGTTGCAGTTCGACCCGCTCAAGCGCCCCGGCCCGGCCCTGGCCGTGCCGCGGCATACGCCGGTGGAGGCCAAGGCCATCGAGGGCGTGACCTGCCGTTTCCGCACCGCCTTCGCCTGCGAGGTGCTGCCGCTGGCGCTGAGCGGCCTGGACTACTCGGTGAAGGGCGACGGCGCCCTGCTCAGCCTGCGCCTGGGGATGAGCGCCGATGGCCACCTCGGCGAAGTCGAGCTGAGCACGCTGCGCCTGCACCTGGCCGGCGAACGCTATATCAGCCAGCTGCTCTATCTCGGCCTGCTGCGTCACCTGGGCGGTATCCAGCTGGTGTTGCTGGATGGCGAGGGCAAGCCGCTCAGGGATGACTACGACCAGCCGCTGCCGGGCTTCGCCCTGGGCGCCGACAAGGTCGAGGCGGTGGGTTTCGCCGAGGACGAAGCCCTGGTGCCCTACCCGCTGAACACCTTCCGCGGCTACCGCCACCTGCAGGAATACTTCGCCTTCCAGGACAAGTTCCTGTTCGTCGAACTCAAGGGCCTCGAGCTGCTCAAGCGCCAGCCGGCCGAGCTGCTGGAGCGCGCCCGCGGCCTGGAGCTGCGTTTCGATATCCAGAAGACCGGCCTGCAGCGCATCCGCCCGACCCTGGACAACGTGCGCCTGTACTGCACGCCGGTGGTCAACCTGTTCGCCCACGACGCCATCCCGATCCGCCTGGACGGCAAGCAGGATCAGTACCTGCTGCTGCCGGCCGAATTCGAGACCCGCCATTGCGCAGTGTTCTCGGTGGATCGGGTGACCGGCTGGAAGCCCGGCGGCATGGGTTACGAGGAGTACGTGCCGTTCGAATCCTTCGAGCACGACGCCAGCTTCGATGTGCCCAAGGCGCGCCCGCACTACAGCGTGCGCCAGCAGCCATCCATGCTCGGCGACGGCCTGGAGACCTGGCTCAGCTTCGGCATGCGCCAGCAGGATCAGCAGGAAACCCTGTCCATCGAGCTGACCTGCACCAACCAGAACCTGCCGCGCCAGCTGGGCCTGGGCGATATCTGCCTGCCCAGCGAAGACACCCCGGAATTCCTCACCTTCCGCAATATCAGCGCGGTGACGCCGAGCTACGCGCCACCGCTGCACCGCGACTACCTGTGGAAGCTGATCAGCAACATGTCGCTGAACTACCTGTCGCTGGCCGACGTCGAGGCGCTCAAGGTGATCCTCGAGACCTACGACCTGCCGCGCTACTACGACCAGCACGCGGAAAAGGTCAGCCGCCGCCTGCTCGGCGGCCTGCAGTCGATCCGCCACCAGCATGTCGACCGCCTGCACCGCGGCCTGCCGGTGCGCGGCGTGCGTACCGAATTGAGCATGAACCCGGATGGTTACCTGGGCGAAGGGGATCTGTTCCTGTTCGCCTCGGTGCTCAATGAATTTTTCGCCCTTTACGCCAGCCTCAACTCGTACCACGAGCTGCGCGTGCAGAGTACCCAAGGAGAGGTGTACCGATGGACGCCACGCATGGGGCAGCAACCCCTGCTCTAA
- a CDS encoding carboxypeptidase-like regulatory domain-containing protein, whose protein sequence is MLSTATGQAVAGARIELDIGSDESWAYDTVSDAEGHFAFAEHRDYRLFALLADGPPCGTTLSVSAPGYHTRHCTWMSPFWCSSGPMQLPRLMLQPEHVTISEEETVKDFWSCIESAKEQAN, encoded by the coding sequence GTGCTGTCCACCGCAACTGGTCAGGCAGTAGCGGGTGCCAGGATCGAACTGGATATCGGCAGCGACGAATCCTGGGCCTATGACACCGTCAGCGATGCCGAGGGCCATTTCGCCTTTGCCGAACACCGCGACTATCGCCTGTTCGCCCTGCTGGCCGATGGGCCGCCTTGCGGAACCACGCTGTCGGTCAGCGCTCCCGGTTACCACACCCGTCATTGCACGTGGATGAGCCCCTTTTGGTGCTCATCCGGGCCGATGCAACTACCACGACTGATGCTGCAACCGGAACACGTCACCATCTCCGAAGAAGAGACCGTAAAGGATTTCTGGAGCTGCATCGAATCGGCCAAGGAGCAGGCCAACTAA
- a CDS encoding PAAR domain-containing protein: MSGKPAARLGDPTACPVPGHGTNPIAAGSPNVLFDSKPAARMGDASACGGTLSGNVIPTVLINGKPATTIGTVGSHGNVVVAGSGTVLIGANGGEAAFTSPRPLSIANASYSQCILIEDQDGNPLHGIPYKLRTPQGHWIDGYTDATGLSQKVQGNAGESIDFFAAVQVDLV; encoded by the coding sequence ATGTCCGGTAAACCCGCCGCCCGCCTGGGCGACCCCACCGCCTGTCCGGTTCCCGGTCACGGCACCAACCCCATCGCCGCCGGCTCGCCCAACGTGCTGTTCGACAGCAAACCTGCCGCGCGTATGGGCGATGCCTCGGCCTGCGGCGGCACGCTGTCCGGCAACGTGATCCCCACCGTGCTGATCAACGGCAAACCGGCGACCACCATCGGTACGGTCGGCAGCCACGGCAATGTGGTGGTGGCGGGGTCAGGGACGGTGTTGATTGGGGCCAATGGGGGTGAGGCGGCGTTCACTAGCCCTCGACCACTCAGTATTGCTAATGCCAGCTATAGCCAATGCATCTTGATCGAAGATCAAGACGGCAATCCGCTACATGGCATCCCATACAAACTGCGCACGCCTCAAGGCCATTGGATAGACGGGTACACCGATGCTACCGGCCTGAGCCAAAAAGTGCAGGGGAACGCAGGTGAATCCATAGACTTCTTTGCTGCTGTGCAGGTGGATCTCGTATGA
- the tssE gene encoding type VI secretion system baseplate subunit TssE — MTGYGSLFERLGGDTVGRARLDHEVSVMASVAAHLAKMLSTRAGSVQTLPDYGLPDLNDMRLSLHDALQQARMAIERFIEQYEPRLKQVRVISLPREHDPLSLNFAIEGLLQVDGIKRQVSFAAQLDGSGQVKVR; from the coding sequence ATGACCGGATACGGCAGCCTGTTCGAGCGCCTCGGCGGTGACACCGTCGGCCGCGCCCGCCTCGATCACGAGGTGAGCGTGATGGCCTCGGTGGCTGCCCATCTGGCCAAGATGCTCAGCACCCGGGCAGGCAGCGTGCAGACGCTGCCCGACTACGGGTTGCCCGATCTCAACGACATGCGCCTGTCGCTGCACGATGCGTTGCAGCAGGCGCGCATGGCGATCGAACGCTTTATCGAACAATACGAGCCGCGCCTGAAACAGGTGCGGGTCATTTCCCTGCCGCGCGAGCACGACCCCCTCAGCCTCAACTTCGCCATCGAAGGGCTGCTGCAGGTCGACGGCATCAAGCGCCAGGTCAGTTTCGCCGCGCAGCTGGATGGCAGCGGGCAAGTGAAGGTCAGGTAA
- the tssC gene encoding type VI secretion system contractile sheath large subunit gives MSTSAVVESTRNVAEAGILDRIIAETRLTPDDEAYDIAKRGVSAFIEELLKPHNQNEPVKKAMVDRMIAEIDAKLSRQMDEILHHADFQALESSWRGLKLLVDRTNFRENTKLEILNASKQDLLDDFEDSPEITQSGLYKHIYTAEYGQFGGQPVGAIVANYFFDPSSPDIKCMQHVASVACMAHAPFIAAAGPKFFGLESFTGLPNLKDLKDHFEGPQFAKWQSFREREDARYVGLTLPRFLLRNPYDPEENPVKTFVYKESVSASHEHYLWGNTAYTFASKLTDSFAKFRWCPNIIGPQSGGAVEDLPLHHFESMGEIETKIPTEVLVSDRREYELAEEGFIALTMRKGSDNAAFFSANSAQKPKFFGISEEGKTAELNYKLGTQLPYLFIVNRLAHYLKVLQREQIGAWKERTDLELELNKWIRQFVADQENPSSEVRSRRPLRAAQVIVSDVDGEPGWYRVSLNVRPHFKYMGADFTLSLVGKLDKE, from the coding sequence ATGAGCACCAGTGCAGTAGTGGAAAGCACCCGGAATGTCGCCGAAGCCGGCATTCTCGACCGCATCATCGCGGAAACCCGCCTGACCCCGGACGACGAGGCCTATGACATCGCCAAGCGTGGCGTGTCGGCCTTCATCGAAGAGCTGCTGAAGCCGCACAACCAGAACGAGCCGGTGAAGAAGGCCATGGTCGACCGCATGATCGCGGAGATCGACGCCAAGCTCAGCCGGCAGATGGACGAGATCCTCCACCACGCCGACTTCCAGGCTCTGGAATCCTCCTGGCGCGGCCTCAAGCTGCTGGTCGATCGCACCAACTTCCGCGAGAACACCAAGCTGGAGATCCTCAACGCCTCCAAGCAGGATCTGCTGGACGACTTCGAGGACAGCCCGGAAATCACCCAGTCCGGCCTGTACAAGCACATCTACACCGCCGAGTACGGCCAGTTCGGCGGCCAGCCGGTCGGCGCCATCGTCGCCAACTACTTCTTCGACCCCAGCTCGCCGGACATCAAGTGCATGCAGCACGTGGCCTCCGTCGCCTGCATGGCTCACGCGCCGTTCATCGCCGCCGCCGGCCCGAAATTCTTCGGCCTGGAGAGCTTCACCGGCCTGCCCAACCTGAAGGACCTCAAGGATCACTTCGAGGGCCCGCAGTTCGCCAAGTGGCAGAGCTTCCGCGAGCGCGAGGACGCGCGCTACGTCGGCCTGACACTGCCGCGCTTCCTGCTGCGCAACCCCTACGATCCGGAAGAGAACCCGGTGAAAACCTTCGTCTACAAGGAGAGCGTGTCCGCCAGCCACGAGCACTACCTGTGGGGCAACACCGCCTACACCTTCGCCTCCAAGCTGACCGACAGCTTCGCCAAGTTCCGCTGGTGCCCGAACATCATCGGCCCGCAGAGCGGTGGCGCGGTGGAAGACCTGCCGCTGCACCACTTCGAGAGCATGGGCGAGATCGAGACCAAGATCCCCACCGAAGTACTGGTCTCCGACCGTCGCGAGTACGAGCTGGCCGAAGAAGGCTTTATCGCCCTGACCATGCGCAAAGGCAGTGATAACGCCGCGTTCTTCTCCGCCAACTCGGCGCAGAAGCCGAAGTTCTTCGGCATCAGCGAGGAAGGCAAGACCGCCGAGCTGAACTACAAGCTCGGCACCCAGCTGCCCTACCTGTTCATCGTCAACCGCCTGGCGCACTACCTGAAGGTGCTGCAGCGCGAGCAGATCGGTGCCTGGAAAGAGCGCACTGACCTGGAGCTGGAACTGAACAAGTGGATCCGCCAGTTCGTCGCCGACCAGGAGAACCCCAGCTCGGAAGTCCGTAGCCGCCGTCCGCTGCGCGCCGCGCAGGTGATCGTCAGCGACGTCGATGGCGAGCCGGGCTGGTACCGCGTCAGCCTCAATGTGCGTCCGCACTTCAAGTACATGGGTGCCGATTTCACCCTGTCCCTGGTCGGCAAGCTGGACAAGGAGTAA
- the tssB gene encoding type VI secretion system contractile sheath small subunit: MAKEGSVAPKERINVTFKPATGGAQEEIELPLKLMVLGDFTQRADERKIEDRKPISIDKNNFDEVLGKQELSLSFSVANRLQEEQSADELPVQLRINSMKDFNPAAVVEQVPELKKLMELRDALVALKGPLGNAPAFRKAIESVLSDDDSRDRVLSELGLTQQDA; the protein is encoded by the coding sequence ATGGCCAAAGAAGGCTCGGTAGCCCCCAAGGAACGCATCAACGTCACCTTCAAGCCCGCCACCGGCGGCGCCCAGGAAGAGATCGAACTGCCGCTCAAGCTGATGGTGCTGGGCGATTTCACCCAGCGCGCCGATGAACGCAAGATCGAAGACCGCAAGCCGATCAGCATCGACAAGAACAACTTCGACGAGGTGCTGGGCAAGCAGGAGCTGAGCCTGAGCTTCAGCGTGGCCAACCGCCTGCAGGAAGAGCAGAGCGCCGACGAGCTGCCGGTGCAGCTGCGCATCAACTCGATGAAGGACTTCAACCCAGCCGCCGTGGTCGAGCAGGTTCCCGAGCTGAAGAAGCTGATGGAGCTGCGCGACGCCCTGGTCGCCCTGAAAGGCCCGCTGGGCAACGCCCCGGCCTTCCGCAAGGCGATCGAAAGCGTCCTCTCCGACGACGACTCCCGTGACCGCGTACTGAGCGAACTGGGCCTGACCCAGCAAGACGCCTGA
- the tssA gene encoding type VI secretion system protein TssA yields the protein MTNTLDIADYYLQLAHIPISEGDYAGADMRYSSEYEVLENELEKAAAMHQTDAIDWQKVREQSEALLRGQSKDLRVACWLTWSLYQRDSLAGLRNGLGLLQQLCSQHWDSLHPHKERTRAAAFAWLTPRLEKALGEDIPVASQLPLFRALANLLRSLETTLSGHLGADAPLLLPLCRRLDEQINRVSQGQAEPGVVGAALAQVKQAAAQVINPGAPLDNERDAHKSLRALQDGARPLCAWWLKHKASDLRALRLARTLLWLPIDALPQSNAEQVTALRGLPADKLASYRERFANGLYADLLLELESSIARAPFWLDGQRLVWECLQALNAEAAMREVEIQLALFLQRVAGLEELCFHDGVPFADAETRAWIGTQVLPHLQAPSAEPAVQLSTGGELPAWEVALQAALPQLRKDGLKAAVQQLKQGLALAQGGRARFFWQLSLARLCSAAKKHELAKTQLEALDHNLQASGLGDWEPDLSLEVLRLLHACYELLPQNHAIRERKEEIHRRLCHLDLEVVLD from the coding sequence ATGACCAACACTCTCGACATTGCCGATTATTATCTGCAACTGGCCCATATCCCGATTAGCGAAGGGGATTACGCCGGTGCGGATATGCGTTATTCCAGCGAATACGAAGTGCTGGAAAACGAGCTGGAAAAAGCGGCGGCCATGCACCAGACCGACGCCATCGACTGGCAGAAAGTCCGTGAGCAAAGCGAGGCCCTGCTACGCGGCCAGTCCAAGGATCTGCGGGTCGCCTGCTGGCTGACCTGGAGCCTGTACCAGCGCGACAGCCTGGCCGGCCTGCGCAATGGCCTGGGCCTGCTCCAGCAGCTCTGCAGCCAGCACTGGGACAGCCTGCATCCGCACAAGGAGCGCACCCGCGCCGCCGCGTTCGCCTGGCTCACCCCGCGCCTGGAGAAGGCCCTCGGCGAAGACATCCCGGTGGCCAGCCAGCTGCCCTTGTTCCGCGCCCTCGCCAACCTGCTGCGCAGCCTGGAAACCACTCTCTCCGGCCATCTCGGCGCAGACGCCCCGCTGCTGTTGCCGCTGTGCCGGCGCCTCGACGAACAGATCAATCGCGTCAGCCAGGGCCAGGCCGAACCCGGCGTGGTCGGTGCGGCACTGGCCCAGGTCAAGCAGGCCGCCGCCCAGGTGATCAACCCCGGCGCCCCGCTGGACAATGAGCGCGACGCGCACAAGTCGCTGCGTGCCCTGCAGGACGGCGCCCGGCCGCTGTGCGCCTGGTGGCTGAAGCACAAGGCCAGCGACCTGCGCGCCCTGCGTCTGGCCCGCACCCTGCTGTGGCTGCCGATCGACGCCCTGCCACAGAGCAACGCCGAGCAGGTCACCGCCCTGCGTGGCCTGCCAGCGGACAAGCTGGCTAGCTACCGCGAACGCTTCGCCAACGGTTTGTACGCCGACCTGCTGCTGGAACTGGAGAGCAGCATCGCCCGCGCGCCGTTCTGGCTCGATGGCCAGCGCCTGGTCTGGGAGTGCCTGCAGGCACTCAACGCCGAAGCGGCCATGCGCGAGGTGGAGATCCAGCTGGCGCTGTTCCTCCAGCGCGTAGCGGGCCTGGAGGAGCTGTGCTTCCACGATGGCGTGCCCTTCGCCGACGCCGAAACCCGCGCCTGGATCGGGACCCAGGTGCTGCCCCATCTGCAGGCACCCAGCGCCGAGCCAGCGGTTCAGCTCAGTACAGGCGGCGAGCTGCCAGCCTGGGAAGTCGCCCTGCAGGCCGCCCTGCCGCAACTGCGCAAGGACGGCCTGAAAGCCGCCGTGCAACAGCTCAAACAGGGCCTGGCCCTGGCCCAGGGCGGTCGCGCGCGCTTCTTCTGGCAACTGAGCCTGGCCCGTCTGTGCAGCGCGGCGAAGAAACACGAACTGGCCAAGACCCAGCTCGAAGCGCTCGACCACAACCTGCAAGCCAGTGGCCTCGGCGACTGGGAACCGGATCTCAGCCTGGAAGTACTGCGCCTGCTGCATGCCTGCTACGAGTTGCTGCCGCAGAACCATGCGATCCGCGAACGCAAGGAAGAGATTCACCGCCGGCTGTGCCACCTCGATCTCGAAGTGGTGCTGGATTGA